In Tachysurus vachellii isolate PV-2020 chromosome 3, HZAU_Pvac_v1, whole genome shotgun sequence, one genomic interval encodes:
- the eif3i gene encoding eukaryotic translation initiation factor 3 subunit I translates to MKPILLQGHERSITQIKYNREGDLLFSVAKDQFVNVWYSVNGERLGTYNGHTGAVWCVDVDWDTKHVLTGSADNSCRLWDCETGKQLAVLDTNSAVRTCGFDFSGNIIMFSTDKQMGYQCYLNYFDLRDPQQIEDNQSYLSVPCSESKITSAVWGPLGEFVIAGHENGEINQFSAKSGDILTTVKEHTKQINDIQTTVDLTTVITASKDCTAKLFDSTSLEHIKTFKTERPVNSAAISPIMDHVVMGGGQEAMEVTTTSTRIGKFEARFFHAAYEEEFGRVKGHFGPINCVAFHPDGKSYSSGGEDGYVRIHYFDPQYFDFELEA, encoded by the exons Atg AAACCCATCCTTCTGCAGGGCCATGAGAGGTCCATCACTCAGATCAAGTACAACAGAGAAGGTGACCTGCTGTTCTCGGTGGCCAAGGACCAG ttTGTCAACGTTTGGTACTCGGTCAATGGGGAGAGGCTTGGGACTTACAACGGtcacactggagctgtgtggtGCGTGGATGTGGACT GGGACACAAAGCACGTGTTGACCGGATCGGCTGATAACAGCTGCAGACTCTGGGACTGTGAGACAG GTAAACAGCTCGCCGTGCTCGATACCAACTCAGCAGTGAGGACGTGTGGCTTCGACTTCAGCGGGAACATCATTATGTTCtccacagacaaacagatgggCTACCAGTGCTACCTGAACTACTTTGACCTGCGAGACCCCCAACAGATCG AGGACAACCAGTCGTACCTCTCAGTGCCGTGCAGCGAGTCGAAGATCACGAGTGCGGTGTGGGGGCCGCTGGGAGAGTTTGTGATCGCAGGTCATGAAAATGGAGAAATCAACCAGTTTAGCGCCAAG tctggAGATATCCTGACCACAGTGAAGGAACACACTAAGCAAATCAACGACATCCAGACAACTGTAGACCTCACGACGGTCATCACGGCCTCTAAAGACTGCACTGCtaag CTGTTTGATTCCACGTCATTAGAACACATTAAAACCTTCAAGACCGAGAGACCCGTGAACTCTGCTGCCATCTCGCCCATCATGGACCAT GTGGTCATGGGAGGAGGTCAGGAAGCCATGGAGGTCACAACCACTTCTACTAGGATCGGCAAATTTGAAGCCAG GTTTTTCCACGCAGCCTACGAAGAGGAGTTCGGAAGAGTGAAAGGTCACTTCGGCCCCATCAACTGCGTAGCGTTCCATCCAGACGGCAAAAG TTACAGCAGCGGAGGCGAGGACGGCTACGTCAGGATTCATTACTTTGACCCTCAATACTTCGACTTTGAGCTCGAGGCCTAA
- the txlna gene encoding alpha-taxilin, protein MKRQDTDDQVVDNSGESSAEGTSETPATPEGTESPKEQNTQTDSSITVKSQPHKASGSQSTSCDVAEELSRQLEDILSTYCRADGSEDRAVPNGQPDGAEVNGLAEREDSKSEDASLNGSSGAEKDQKKLQEKKKVKGLGKEITLLMQTLNTLSTPEEKLGGLCKKYAELLEEHRNSQKQMRALQKKQAQLIQEKDHLRNEHSKAILARSKLESLCRELQRHNRTLKEDGVQRARQEEEKRKEVTSHFQLTLNDIQAQMEQHNERNANLRQENMELAEKLKKLIEQYELREEHIDKVFKHKDLQQQLVDAKLHQAQALLKDSEDRHQKEKEFLLKEAMESQRMYELMKQQEVHLKQQLSLYTEKFEEFQNTLSKSNEVFTTFKQEMEKMTKKIKKLEKETTMYRSRWESSNKALLEMAEEKTLRDKELESLQVKVQRLEKLCRALQIERNELSKKVQDLSNPADGRGSEAEAETKPSPPATDSAECSPSHTNDPQPETPPTDHSQACHCSPVAGAESQRETCSAQD, encoded by the exons ATGAAGAGGCAGGACACTGACGACCAGGTGGTGGATAACAGTGGAGAGTCTAGTGCAGAGGGAACATCAGAGACTCCGGCGACTCCTGAAGGCACTGAGAGCCCAAAGGAGCAGAACACGCAGACAGATAGCTCTATAACTGTTAAATCTCAACCACACAAAGCCT CTGGATCTCAATCTACCTCCTGTGATGTGGCTGAGGAGCTTAGCAGACAGCTGGAGGACATCCTCAGCACGTACTGTCGGGCAGATGGAAGCGAAGACAGGGCCGTTCCTAACGGCCAACCTGACGGTGCCGAGGTCAACGggctggcagagagagaggacagcAAGTCAGAGGATGCCAGTCTGAACGGCAGCAGTGGAGCAGAGAAGGACCAGAAGAAGCTTCAGGAGAAAAAGAAGGTTAAAGGTCTGG GAAAGGAAATAACACTGCTTATGCAGACACTGAACACGCTGAGCACTCCCGAAGAAAAACTTGGTGGTCTGTGCAAGAAGTATGCTGAGCTG CTTGAAGAGCACCGCAACTCTCAGAAGCAGATGCGAGCTCTGCAGAAGAAGCAGGCCCAGCTGATCCAGGAAAAGGACCACCTGAGGAACGAGCACAGTAAAGCCATTCTGGCCCGCAGCAAGCTGGAGAGCCTGTGCCGTGAACTGCAGAGACACAACCGCACACTGAAG GAGGACGGCGTGCAGCGCGCTCggcaggaggaggagaaaaggaaggaagtgaCCTCCCACTTTCAATTAACGTTGAACGACATCCAGGCGCAGATGGAGCAGCACAACGAGCGCAACGCCAACCTGCGGCAGGAGAACATGGAGCTGGCAGAGAAGCTCAAGAAGCTCATCGAGCAGTACGAGCTAAGGGAGGAG CACATAGATAAAGTTTTCAAGCACAAAGATCTACAGCAGCAGCTGGTTGACGCAAAGCTCCACCAGGCTCAGGCGCTGCTCAAAGACTCGGAGGATCGACATCAGAAGGAGAAAGAGTTT CTGCTGAAAGAAGCCATGGAGTCACAGAGGATGTACGAACTTATGAAACAACAGGAAGTTCATCTGAAGCAACAG TTATCGTTATACACAGAGAAGTTTGAAGAGTTTCAGAACACGCTCTCCAAAAGCAACGAGGTGTTCACAACCTTCAAGCAAGAGATGGAGAAG ATGACTAAGAAGATTAAGAAGTTGGAGAAGGAGACCACCATGTACAGGTCCCGATGGGAGAGCAGTAATAAAGCCCTGCTGGAGATGGCTGAAGAG aaaACCCTCCGAGATAAGGAACTGGAGAGCTTGCAGGTGAAGGTACAGAGGTTGGAGAAGCTGTGTCGTGCACTGCAGATCGAACGCAACGAGCTGAGCAAGAAGGTTCAGGACCTCAGTAACCCAGCGGATGGACGGGGCTCGGAGGCTGAGGCGGAGACCAAACCGTCACCGCCAGCCACAGACTCAGCAGAGTGTAGCCCCTCGCACACAAATGACCCACAGCCAGAGACTCCGCCCACCGACCACTCTCAAGCGTGTCACTGCAGCCCCGTCGCAGGGGCCGAGTCGCAGAGGGAGACGTGTTCAGCCCAGGACTGA